In Brevibacterium pigmentatum, the sequence TGCCGAGGTTCTGCGCCTCGGCGATGGCCGATTCGAGTGCCTGACGGCCTTCGGGACTGTCGGTGACGGCGACGGCGACTGACATGGAGGCTCCTTATCTGCGTCCGTACTCGGCTTTGAACTCGCGTTCGAACTCCGCGAGGTCCTTGTCCTTCGTCTCCGGCAGCATCAGCGCCAGGAAGACGAAGGCGATCACGGCGATGCCGGCGAACATGCCGAAGGTCGCCGTCATGCCCATGGCCTCGATGAGCGGCGGGAAGAACTGCGCGACGATAGCGTTCATGATCCACAGCACGAACACGCAGATGCCCATCGCGAAGCTCCGGATCTTCATCGGGAAGATCTCGGAGAGCATCAGCCACGTCAGCGGGCCGACCGTTCCCTGCATGGAGAAGACGAAGAGGACGAGGAAGGCGAGCACCGTCCAGGCCTGTGCCGGTCCGGGCGGAACGATGACCGCGGTCAGCGCAATGAGTGTGTGGAAGACTGCGATGAGGGCGTAGCCGGTGAGGAACATGACCCGGCGCGGCTGCTTGTTGAGCAGGTACATGCCCAAGGTGATGCCGGCCAGCGAGAAGACGCCGTTGGCGATGTTGCCGATGATTGCGACACCGGAATCCAGGCCCGCGCTCGTGAGCAGCTGAGTGCCGTAGTACATGACCGAGTTGATTCCGGTCAGCTGCTGGAAGAAGCCGAGTCCGGCGCCGATGAGGACCAGACGCAGCACCCACCGAGTGCCGAGGTCGGAGAGTCCGCCTGTGGCTTCCTTCGCATCCTCGGCGGCGAGGTGGGTGACCTCGGCGATCTCGGCCTCGGCGCGTTCGGGGGAGCGGACCTGCTTGAGCACGGCCAGTGCTTCCTCGGCGCGTCCCTGCGAGATCAGCCAGCGCGGGCTCTCGGGCTGGAAGATCATGCCCACGAGGAGGGCGATCGCAGGTGCCAGGGCCACGAGCAGCATCCAGCGCCAGATCGAGTCGATGTGTCCGAAGAAGTTGAAGATCGCGGCGTTGATGATGAAGGCGGCGAGCTGTCCGCCGACGATCATCACCTCGTTGCGGGTGACGTAGCTGCCGCGCTTCTCCGACGGAGCAATCTCACCGAGGTAGACCGGCACTGTCGCGGAGGCGCCGCCGACGGCGAGTCCGAGGACGAAGCGGGCGCCGATGAGGAACGCGGCAGCGGGCGCGAGCACACAGCCGAGAGTGCCGAGGATGAAGACTCCGGCCAGGGCCAGGATCGTCTTGCGCCTGCCCCAGGCGTCGGCGACGCGGCCGCCGAACACGGCGCCGAAGGCAGCACCGACCATGAGGGAGGCGACGACGAGGCCTTCGCTCAGCGCGGTCAGGCCGAAGTCCTCGCTCAGAGGCTCGAGGGCTCCGTTGACGACTCCGGTGTCATAGCCGAAGAGCAGACCGCCGAAGGTGGCGACCGTGGCGATGACACCGAGGCGATGGACGGGGCGACCTGTGCCGACGTGGGGGAGTTCGAAGTTCGTGCTCGCGGTGGACGTCGATTGACGACGCGGGGATCCGGGTGGCATGGGAGACTCCGTTCCCCTTCAGTCCTCACACATGGGAGCCTGCCACGGACGGAGGGGGTGGAGCTCAGTCCTCCTGATATGAGTCATCGATGACTTCGGGCATGCCGTCGATGACCGAGACCTGCTCGGTCCCGTCATCGGCCAGGGCATCGACATCGAGGTCATCCCCGTCGAGCTCGGCGACCTCGAAGTCGTCATCGCCGTCGGAGACCATCTCGTCGCCGACGCGGTTTCCCTGTTCCGCTGCGGGCGACTGATCGGTGTTGAACTCGTCCGAGAGGTCGGGGGCCTCGTTCTCGTCTTCCCAGCCGGCGTCGTCGACGAGCACATCGTCGGCGCCTTCGATGCCGGTCCCTTCGGGCCCCTCCGCACCGGGTTCGACGGGGGCTTCGCCGGGTTCGTCATCGATGTCTGAATCGATGTCGGAGTCGGCGTCGACCTGGTCGGCCTCGGCCTCGGCGGCGCTGAGTTCGGGATCATCCAACTCATCGGCCGTCGGTTCGTCGAGCTCGGGATCATCGAGGATGGGGTCGTCTTCCAGCCGGTCTGCTGCATCCGCGTCGAACTCGCTCATGATCTCTCCTTCACTCGCAATCAGGGTCGGACCCTCATTCTGACACGTCGTTCGGTCGCAGGCCATGGGGGGTCAGGATCATTTCGGGTCAAAACGGTCCGTCCACTCCTGCCAGTCCCACTGGGCCAGAAACTTCTCTCCGGCCATTCGGCCCGACGAGATGAGGTCGAGCTTGTCATCGTCAGTGAGAGCGAAGTCCGTGCTGCTATGGCCGGTCGTGTCGACGAACACCGTCCGCTCGGTCACCGAGGGGTCATCGATGTGTCGCCGGTCGTGCGCATTGAGCATCGTCGACACCAGGGACTTCGCGTACTGGAAGGTTGTCGCGTTGGGCCGCCATTCGGCGGCCGCTGTCTGCCGGGCGGAGAGCATGACACCGAAGGTCGGCCACCGTGCAGGCTTTGCGTCTTTGCGGTCGAAGACGTCGACGGGGAAGTTCGAGAGCAGTCCGCCGTCGGCGCCGAGCACGGAGTCTCCACCGGCGATGTCCGGCCGGGCAGGCAGGGCTCGCGGACGGAAGAAGAACGGACTGGCCGCTGAGGCGCACACCGCCTCGGCGACGGACTGGCTGTCCGCATCGACACCGAGGGCCTCTTCGTAGTCCCAGGGCAGGCGGAGCATGCGGCCGCGGGAGACATCGGAGACGATGACGACGAGCCGATATGACCGCTCAGGTGGGATCGCGCTGCCCGGATCGTCGAGTTTGAGGTCACCCCACGTGCGCACCCCCTGATCGGCCAATGCCGAGGCGAGGAAGTCATGGAGCGCCTCTCCCACATACATTCCCTTGTGCAGCAGCAGTCCCTGTACTCGCCCCAGCCAGGGGACGAGGTGGAAGACAGGAGGAAGGTCCTCGAACTCGGTGAAATCCTGTTCGAGGACCTTCTGCTCAAGCGTCTGCGGGGCGATCCCCGCCGCGGTCAGCGCACCGACGATGGCTCCGGCCGAGGTGCCGGCGATCCGGTGGAAGTCGTAGCCTGCGTCGGCGAGGGACTCGACCGCGCCGACCAGGCCCGGCAGCTTCGCCCCTCCGCCTTCGAGGACGAGATCGGTCATCGCCATGCCAACTCCTTCCCGTGGTTCCCTGATTCCATTGTGGACCCGGAACGCGGGAGAGGCAGGGACACCAGAGCCTGAGTCAGACTCCTGCCGGCTGGCGCCTGCGTGCCGCACGACGGCTGCGGGGGCTGTCGCCGCCGGTTCGGCCGGTGAAGTGGTCCATGGTCTGGTTGACGCCGAGGAAGTCCATCACTGCGTCGAACGCGCGGGTCGGCAGGAGGCGGACACCCGGAACCAGGCGCACGAGTGAGGGCATGACCAGCTGCTCACGACCGGATTCGATCGAGTCGATGACCTGAGTGGACACGTTGTTCTCTTCGAGGATCGGCAGCAGGCGGGGGAACTTCGTCTGGACGCCGGCGAACATCCCCGTGTTGATGTAGAACGGGCAGACGACGAGGGTGTTGACTCGGCTGCCTTCTGCGCGCAGCTCGCCCCGCAGGGATTCGGTGAAGCCGACGGCGGCCCACTTGCTCGCCGAGTAGTCGGTCTGCTTGGCCACACCGGTCAGACCCGCTGCGCTGGCGATATTGACGATCGAACCGTGGTTGCGTTCCCGGATGCCGGGCAGGAACGCCTTCGTCGTCCAGTACAGGGCCATGGTGTTGACGTCGAAGGTACGTCGGATCGCGGCCTCGTCGGCGTCGAGGAGCTTTTTTCCGGTGACGACGCCGGCGCAGTTGACGAGGATGTCGATGTCGCCGACGTCCTGCGCGGTGGAGGCGACCTGGGCGGAATCTCCGACATTGACGGAGAAGGTGCGGGCGCGAACTCCCTTGGCTTCGATCTCCTGACGGACAGCCTCGCCGGTCTCGGCCGAGAGGTCCCAGATGATGACTTCGGCGGCTCCGCGGTCAGCGGCTTCGAGGGCCATGAGCCGTCCGATTCCGCTGCCGGCTCCCGTGATGAGGATGCGGCTTCCGGCGATCTTCGTTCC encodes:
- a CDS encoding sugar porter family MFS transporter yields the protein MPPGSPRRQSTSTASTNFELPHVGTGRPVHRLGVIATVATFGGLLFGYDTGVVNGALEPLSEDFGLTALSEGLVVASLMVGAAFGAVFGGRVADAWGRRKTILALAGVFILGTLGCVLAPAAAFLIGARFVLGLAVGGASATVPVYLGEIAPSEKRGSYVTRNEVMIVGGQLAAFIINAAIFNFFGHIDSIWRWMLLVALAPAIALLVGMIFQPESPRWLISQGRAEEALAVLKQVRSPERAEAEIAEVTHLAAEDAKEATGGLSDLGTRWVLRLVLIGAGLGFFQQLTGINSVMYYGTQLLTSAGLDSGVAIIGNIANGVFSLAGITLGMYLLNKQPRRVMFLTGYALIAVFHTLIALTAVIVPPGPAQAWTVLAFLVLFVFSMQGTVGPLTWLMLSEIFPMKIRSFAMGICVFVLWIMNAIVAQFFPPLIEAMGMTATFGMFAGIAVIAFVFLALMLPETKDKDLAEFEREFKAEYGRR
- a CDS encoding patatin-like phospholipase family protein, which produces MAMTDLVLEGGGAKLPGLVGAVESLADAGYDFHRIAGTSAGAIVGALTAAGIAPQTLEQKVLEQDFTEFEDLPPVFHLVPWLGRVQGLLLHKGMYVGEALHDFLASALADQGVRTWGDLKLDDPGSAIPPERSYRLVVIVSDVSRGRMLRLPWDYEEALGVDADSQSVAEAVCASAASPFFFRPRALPARPDIAGGDSVLGADGGLLSNFPVDVFDRKDAKPARWPTFGVMLSARQTAAAEWRPNATTFQYAKSLVSTMLNAHDRRHIDDPSVTERTVFVDTTGHSSTDFALTDDDKLDLISSGRMAGEKFLAQWDWQEWTDRFDPK
- a CDS encoding SDR family oxidoreductase, which codes for MTRGTKIAGSRILITGAGSGIGRLMALEAADRGAAEVIIWDLSAETGEAVRQEIEAKGVRARTFSVNVGDSAQVASTAQDVGDIDILVNCAGVVTGKKLLDADEAAIRRTFDVNTMALYWTTKAFLPGIRERNHGSIVNIASAAGLTGVAKQTDYSASKWAAVGFTESLRGELRAEGSRVNTLVVCPFYINTGMFAGVQTKFPRLLPILEENNVSTQVIDSIESGREQLVMPSLVRLVPGVRLLPTRAFDAVMDFLGVNQTMDHFTGRTGGDSPRSRRAARRRQPAGV